In one Spirosoma rigui genomic region, the following are encoded:
- a CDS encoding sensor histidine kinase, whose translation MKCIVHLCLWTVCLLWLSATYAQNGLKFGHVSVGDGLSHNAVNCLLQDRDGFMWIGTNDGLNRYDGHTFIVYRPDPAQPAQSLQSNRISGLYQDRTGQLWITTEGGGLHELNTQTGRVTPHPIVASNANRWNNQLAVYEDQAGRLWISTYNGLALYDRARRRFRLYPSPQADMPIKRMYEDGHHRFWVSTAKGLYTVDRETGRYTLLPAPVGAGDQPVFNAFCPAADGRLWLGTAGHGLFVLDLNQSPLQLRPYNPGGQIKPYVFLPAVQLDSRQQLWVGTTQGLQRINTRQHQVTTFLPDPDTPGAISSTSAQALYFDQAGTLWVGTDNGIDLLPARHKPLTSYQIRPATGTVNLAENRINVVLVDRQNRLWLSNNKSLYRVDKPGQSPRSIDPGRWGQTSQHRNAVLAMVPNGEAGIWIGTEDGLCAYEAGTDRFTLYPSDISAQFISRDPTGRLWIGSEGGIAAFDPITHHYTYYKHDPADRTGLPDRFVYTLLASHSGDVWVAINGRGISRLNPRTGHFTHYTAGPRAGQLTNNEVLTFFEDKAGILWVGTNQGGLNRLDPRTGLFSAVTTRQGLPSNRVVGIGSDASGNLWLSTNRGLCRYEPRTHKVRTYDVNDGLPSNDFMENAVFQQQHELLFGSRNGLVRVQTNHVREDQRPFQIHITEFRVLDKSRPLPGQGVELRYDENFISFEFSALTYELPALSRYMYRLEGVDPNWVMSGTRRFASYTDLPPGDYQFTVNATNNEGLWNKRGRSVRVLIRPPWWATGWAYGAYGLGALAGLVAFDRFRRRRIQHRERERAKERELAQAREIERAYHKLQQTQAQLIQKEKMASLGELTAGIAHEIQNPLNFVNNFSELSGELLTELEDEQSRAERNPELEAELLLSLKQNFQKIVYHGKRASSIVKGMLEHSRLSAGTRQAVDLNTMVSEYVSISYHGFRARQKNFNCLLQTELDPALGLVNVVPQDLSRVLLNLFTNAFYAVCAKQDHAQADYQPCVTVLTHRLTDCTEIVVRDNGIGIPDAIIQKIFQPFFTTKPPGQGTGLGLSISYDIICQGHNGTLTVASQAGQFTEFTIQLPVT comes from the coding sequence ATGAAATGCATTGTACACCTATGCCTATGGACTGTTTGTCTCCTCTGGTTATCCGCGACCTATGCCCAGAACGGCCTTAAATTCGGGCACGTGTCGGTGGGTGACGGCCTATCCCATAACGCGGTCAACTGCCTGCTGCAGGACCGGGACGGGTTCATGTGGATCGGCACCAACGACGGACTAAACCGCTACGACGGCCATACGTTCATCGTGTACCGGCCAGACCCGGCCCAGCCCGCCCAAAGCTTGCAGAGCAACCGGATATCGGGCCTGTACCAGGACCGAACCGGACAGTTGTGGATCACGACCGAAGGGGGCGGCCTGCACGAACTGAATACCCAGACGGGCCGCGTGACGCCCCACCCCATCGTTGCCAGTAACGCCAATCGGTGGAACAACCAGCTGGCCGTCTACGAGGATCAGGCGGGGCGACTCTGGATCAGCACTTACAACGGCCTGGCCCTCTACGATCGGGCCAGGCGCCGATTTCGGCTGTATCCCTCACCCCAGGCCGATATGCCCATCAAGCGGATGTACGAAGACGGCCATCACCGGTTCTGGGTGTCTACGGCAAAGGGTCTGTACACCGTCGACCGGGAAACCGGGCGGTATACCCTCCTGCCGGCCCCCGTCGGTGCCGGTGACCAGCCCGTTTTCAACGCGTTCTGTCCGGCGGCCGATGGGCGACTCTGGTTGGGAACGGCCGGCCACGGTCTTTTTGTCCTCGACCTGAACCAAAGCCCCCTGCAGCTACGGCCCTACAACCCGGGGGGGCAGATCAAACCCTACGTATTTCTGCCCGCCGTCCAGCTCGATAGCCGGCAGCAGCTATGGGTGGGCACCACGCAGGGCCTCCAGCGTATCAACACCCGCCAGCATCAGGTAACGACCTTCCTGCCCGATCCGGACACGCCGGGCGCCATCAGCAGCACCAGCGCGCAAGCGCTTTATTTCGACCAGGCTGGCACGCTCTGGGTGGGTACCGACAATGGCATCGACCTGCTCCCCGCCCGCCACAAACCGCTGACAAGCTATCAGATACGGCCCGCTACCGGAACCGTTAACCTGGCCGAAAACCGGATCAACGTAGTGCTGGTCGACCGGCAGAACCGGCTCTGGCTGAGTAATAACAAATCGCTTTACCGGGTCGATAAACCGGGCCAGAGCCCCCGGTCAATCGATCCCGGCCGGTGGGGCCAGACCAGCCAGCATCGGAATGCAGTGCTGGCAATGGTACCCAATGGCGAGGCCGGTATCTGGATCGGTACCGAAGATGGACTCTGCGCCTATGAGGCCGGGACCGACCGGTTCACGCTCTACCCTTCCGACATTTCGGCTCAGTTCATCAGCCGCGACCCGACGGGCCGGCTGTGGATTGGCAGTGAAGGAGGTATTGCCGCCTTCGACCCGATAACGCACCACTATACGTACTACAAACACGACCCGGCCGACCGCACCGGTCTGCCCGACCGATTTGTCTATACGCTGCTGGCCAGCCACTCCGGCGACGTCTGGGTAGCCATCAACGGCCGGGGTATCAGCCGGCTTAATCCGCGCACCGGTCACTTTACCCACTATACTGCCGGGCCGCGGGCGGGTCAGCTGACCAATAACGAAGTACTCACGTTTTTTGAGGATAAGGCCGGTATACTCTGGGTAGGCACGAACCAGGGCGGCCTCAACCGGCTGGATCCCCGAACGGGCTTGTTTTCTGCCGTCACCACCCGCCAGGGTCTGCCCAGCAACCGGGTGGTGGGAATTGGGAGCGACGCATCGGGTAACCTGTGGCTCAGCACCAACAGGGGGCTTTGCCGCTACGAACCCCGTACGCATAAAGTCCGCACCTATGATGTCAACGATGGACTTCCCAGCAATGATTTCATGGAAAATGCCGTGTTTCAGCAGCAGCACGAACTGCTGTTCGGCAGCCGGAACGGGCTGGTGCGGGTACAGACCAACCACGTTCGCGAGGATCAGCGCCCGTTTCAAATCCACATCACCGAGTTCAGGGTCCTCGACAAAAGCCGTCCCCTCCCCGGGCAGGGCGTTGAACTACGGTATGACGAAAACTTTATTTCATTCGAGTTCTCGGCGCTGACCTATGAACTACCCGCGCTGAGCCGGTACATGTACCGGCTGGAAGGCGTTGACCCCAACTGGGTAATGAGCGGTACCCGCCGGTTCGCCAGCTACACCGATCTGCCGCCCGGCGACTATCAGTTTACCGTCAATGCCACCAACAATGAAGGATTGTGGAACAAACGGGGTCGGTCGGTTCGGGTGTTGATCCGTCCTCCCTGGTGGGCAACGGGCTGGGCCTACGGAGCCTACGGCCTGGGTGCGCTGGCGGGCCTGGTCGCGTTTGACCGCTTCCGACGCCGACGGATTCAGCACCGGGAACGGGAACGGGCCAAGGAGCGGGAACTGGCTCAGGCGCGGGAAATAGAACGGGCCTACCACAAACTGCAACAAACGCAGGCCCAGCTAATACAAAAAGAGAAGATGGCCAGCTTGGGTGAGCTGACGGCGGGTATCGCCCACGAGATTCAGAACCCGCTCAATTTTGTCAACAACTTCTCCGAGTTATCGGGCGAACTCCTGACGGAGCTGGAAGATGAACAGAGCAGGGCCGAGCGCAATCCCGAACTGGAAGCCGAACTGCTGCTCAGTCTAAAGCAGAATTTCCAGAAAATTGTCTACCACGGCAAACGGGCGTCCAGCATTGTGAAGGGGATGCTGGAACACTCCCGGCTCAGTGCCGGCACCAGGCAGGCGGTCGACCTCAACACGATGGTCAGTGAATACGTAAGCATTAGTTACCATGGTTTTCGGGCCAGGCAAAAGAACTTCAACTGCCTGTTACAAACCGAACTCGACCCGGCGCTGGGGCTGGTCAATGTCGTTCCGCAGGATCTGAGCCGGGTTCTTCTGAATCTCTTCACTAACGCCTTTTACGCCGTATGCGCTAAACAGGACCACGCCCAGGCCGACTATCAGCCCTGCGTAACGGTCCTGACCCACCGCCTGACCGATTGTACTGAGATTGTGGTGCGGGACAACGGAATAGGTATTCCCGATGCGATCATCCAGAAAATTTTTCAGCCATTCTTCACCACCAAACCTCCGGGGCAGGGTACCGGTCTCGGCCTGTCGATCAGCTACGATATCATTTGCCAGGGCCATAACGGTACACTGACCGTAGCCAGTCAGGCGGGGCAGTTTACCGAGTTTACAATCCAGCTGCCGGTAACCTGA
- the topA gene encoding type I DNA topoisomerase codes for MSKNLVIVESPAKAKTIEGYLGKDFTVKSSFGHVRDLPKDGLAVDVSDGFRPSYEISPDKKKLVSELKSLAKAADEVWLATDDDREGEAISWHLKEALGLRDNTKRIVFREITKNAILNAIKSPRTIDVDLVNAQQARRVLDRLVGYELSPVLWRKIKGGQSLSAGRVQSVALRLVVEREREIDSHQSKSSFKVTAQFIVDGNKVLNAELPKNFATSGEARAFLQQCVGATYTIKSLETRPAKKTPAPPFTTSTLQQESSRKLGYSVDRTMRIAQNLYEAGKISYMRTDSLNLSQEAVDKAVAEISSEFGDKYIQTRHFKNKNESAQEAHEAIRPTNFNDRNAGGDRDQKRLYELIWKRAIASQMADAQLERTTVTISIRFANGATATVQAEASVDDSPFADTQVVAPTKTNFPSELVAQGEVVKFDGFLRVYLESKDDDDDEDAKGMLPPLSIGQDLNLGQMKATEKFSRPQPRYAEASLVKKLEEMGIGRPSTYAPTISTIINRGYVVKQDKPGQERKFTEFTLQRDQISETSGKENFGSEKAKLFPTNTGIVVNDFLVEYFPDIVDFKFTATVEKEFDEIADGKMNWKTMLEGFYGDFHKNIEEIQGSSIVSFKTGARELGLDPRTGKKVSARLGKYGAYAQIGEATDDEKPQYANLRDGMLIETISLDDALNLFSLPREVGFFEDQAMTIGIGKFGPYVKHDGKYVSLTKEDDPYTITAERAVELIQQKRAESVSEALGEFEGTLVSTGKGRFGPYVKHNDKYISIPRNEQLATLTLDRAIELILAKRQAEANKYIKEFPENPAVKVVNGQYGPYLAVGKRNVKIPKDVDPATLTLEQCLELAGGDTAPAKAPAKKAAVKAAPKAAAAKAKPAAAKTTTAKTTTATRKPAAVKAKK; via the coding sequence ATGTCGAAAAACTTAGTCATTGTAGAGTCGCCGGCGAAGGCAAAGACCATCGAGGGTTACTTAGGCAAAGACTTCACGGTGAAGTCCAGTTTTGGTCACGTCCGTGATTTACCCAAAGATGGTCTTGCTGTCGATGTCTCCGATGGCTTTCGACCGTCGTACGAAATATCGCCGGATAAGAAGAAGCTGGTCAGTGAGTTGAAATCACTGGCGAAAGCGGCCGACGAAGTGTGGCTCGCGACGGATGATGACCGCGAAGGGGAAGCCATTTCGTGGCACCTGAAAGAAGCGCTCGGTCTGCGCGACAATACCAAGCGTATCGTTTTCCGCGAAATCACGAAAAACGCGATCCTCAACGCCATCAAGTCGCCCCGCACCATTGATGTCGACCTCGTTAACGCCCAGCAGGCCCGCCGGGTGCTTGACCGGCTGGTAGGCTACGAACTGTCGCCCGTGCTGTGGCGTAAAATCAAAGGGGGACAAAGCCTGTCGGCAGGCCGGGTGCAGTCGGTAGCGCTGCGGCTCGTGGTGGAGCGCGAACGCGAAATCGACAGCCACCAGTCGAAGTCGTCGTTTAAGGTGACGGCCCAGTTCATCGTCGACGGCAACAAGGTCCTCAACGCCGAACTGCCCAAGAACTTTGCCACCTCCGGTGAGGCCCGTGCCTTCCTGCAGCAGTGCGTGGGTGCAACGTACACCATCAAGAGTCTGGAGACGCGGCCGGCCAAGAAAACGCCGGCACCGCCGTTCACAACGTCTACTCTGCAGCAGGAGTCATCCCGCAAGCTGGGTTACTCGGTAGACCGGACCATGCGGATTGCCCAGAACCTGTACGAAGCCGGTAAGATCTCCTACATGCGTACCGACTCGCTCAACCTCTCGCAGGAAGCGGTCGACAAAGCCGTTGCCGAGATTTCGTCCGAGTTCGGCGACAAATACATCCAGACCCGTCATTTCAAGAACAAGAACGAGTCGGCGCAAGAAGCCCACGAAGCCATCCGGCCTACAAACTTCAACGACCGCAACGCCGGGGGCGACCGCGACCAGAAACGCCTGTATGAGCTGATCTGGAAACGCGCCATTGCCTCGCAGATGGCCGATGCCCAGCTCGAACGCACGACGGTAACCATCAGCATCCGGTTTGCCAACGGCGCTACCGCTACGGTTCAGGCCGAAGCGTCGGTCGATGACAGCCCGTTTGCGGATACGCAGGTCGTTGCGCCCACCAAAACCAATTTCCCGTCGGAACTGGTCGCGCAGGGCGAGGTTGTTAAATTTGACGGCTTTTTGCGCGTCTATCTTGAATCGAAGGATGACGACGACGACGAAGACGCGAAAGGGATGCTGCCCCCGCTGAGCATTGGTCAGGATCTCAACCTCGGCCAGATGAAAGCCACCGAGAAGTTCAGCCGCCCGCAGCCGCGCTACGCCGAAGCCTCGCTGGTGAAGAAACTGGAGGAAATGGGCATTGGCCGGCCGTCGACCTACGCGCCAACGATCTCCACGATCATCAACCGCGGTTACGTAGTGAAGCAGGATAAACCCGGTCAGGAGCGCAAGTTCACCGAGTTTACGCTCCAGCGGGACCAGATCAGCGAAACGAGCGGCAAAGAGAATTTCGGTTCGGAAAAGGCCAAGCTGTTCCCGACCAATACGGGGATTGTTGTCAACGACTTTCTGGTCGAGTACTTCCCCGACATCGTGGATTTCAAGTTCACCGCTACGGTAGAGAAGGAATTCGACGAGATTGCCGACGGGAAGATGAACTGGAAGACGATGCTCGAAGGCTTCTACGGCGATTTCCACAAGAACATCGAAGAAATACAGGGGTCATCGATTGTTTCGTTCAAGACGGGTGCCCGCGAACTGGGCCTCGATCCGCGGACGGGTAAGAAGGTGTCGGCCCGACTCGGCAAATACGGTGCCTACGCCCAGATTGGCGAAGCCACCGACGACGAAAAGCCGCAGTATGCCAACCTCCGCGACGGCATGCTGATCGAGACGATCTCACTGGACGATGCACTGAACCTGTTCTCGCTGCCCCGCGAAGTGGGCTTCTTTGAAGACCAGGCCATGACCATCGGGATCGGTAAGTTCGGCCCCTACGTCAAGCACGACGGCAAGTACGTATCGCTCACCAAAGAAGATGATCCGTATACGATCACGGCGGAGCGGGCGGTTGAACTCATCCAGCAGAAGCGGGCCGAGTCGGTCAGCGAAGCACTGGGCGAGTTTGAGGGCACGCTGGTCTCGACCGGGAAAGGCCGGTTCGGGCCGTATGTGAAGCATAACGACAAGTATATTTCGATTCCCCGCAACGAGCAGTTAGCTACGCTGACCCTCGACCGCGCCATCGAGCTGATCTTGGCGAAACGGCAGGCTGAAGCGAACAAATACATCAAGGAGTTCCCGGAAAATCCGGCGGTGAAGGTCGTCAATGGGCAATACGGCCCGTACCTGGCAGTGGGCAAACGGAATGTCAAGATTCCCAAAGATGTTGACCCCGCTACGTTGACGCTGGAGCAATGCCTCGAACTGGCCGGTGGCGACACCGCGCCCGCTAAAGCACCGGCCAAAAAGGCTGCGGTAAAAGCGGCTCCGAAGGCAGCGGCTGCCAAGGCGAAACCAGCGGCTGCCAAGACCACCACGGCGAAAACAACGACGGCTACCCGCAAACCCGCGGCTGTTAAAGCCAAGAAATAA
- a CDS encoding threonine aldolase family protein: MLIDLRSDTVTQPTPAMREAMFAAPLGDDVLGDDPTVNALEAKAATMFGMEAALFCASGTMTNQLAIRTHTRPGDDVICDYLSHVYQYEGGGISVNALASVSLAHGQRGKLTPNLIREYIYSPTDSHKPLSRLVVLENTVNKGGGCYYTVPEIAAIRHVCDEHGLILHLDGARLFNALVETGDPVEAYGQLFDSISICLSKGLGCPVGSLLLGKADMIRQARRYRKLMGGGWRQAGFLAAAGIYALDHHIDRLKMDHARARKIGAILEQLPDVEEILPIDTNIVIFRLPETLLASDYVSTLEAKGIRGIPFGKHLVRFVTHLDLTDEHIDYMAQVLTPSVYPATH; the protein is encoded by the coding sequence ATGTTGATTGACCTCCGTAGCGACACCGTTACACAACCCACGCCCGCCATGCGCGAGGCTATGTTTGCCGCCCCCCTGGGTGATGATGTTCTGGGCGACGACCCCACCGTCAACGCCCTCGAAGCCAAAGCGGCCACTATGTTTGGTATGGAAGCGGCCCTCTTCTGTGCATCGGGGACGATGACCAACCAGCTCGCCATTCGCACCCACACCCGCCCCGGCGACGATGTCATCTGCGATTACCTCTCCCACGTGTACCAGTACGAAGGGGGTGGTATCTCGGTCAATGCGCTGGCTTCCGTAAGTCTGGCCCACGGCCAGCGGGGCAAGCTCACCCCCAACCTCATCCGCGAGTATATCTACAGCCCCACCGATTCACACAAGCCGCTATCGCGGCTCGTTGTGCTCGAAAATACGGTCAACAAAGGGGGGGGCTGCTATTATACCGTTCCCGAAATTGCCGCCATCCGGCACGTGTGCGATGAACACGGCCTGATTCTTCACCTCGACGGGGCCCGGCTTTTCAATGCGCTTGTTGAAACGGGCGACCCGGTCGAAGCCTACGGTCAGTTGTTTGACTCCATCAGCATCTGCCTGTCCAAAGGGCTGGGCTGCCCGGTGGGATCGTTACTGCTGGGCAAAGCCGACATGATCCGGCAGGCCCGGCGCTACCGGAAGCTGATGGGTGGTGGCTGGCGGCAGGCGGGTTTCCTGGCCGCTGCGGGTATCTACGCCCTCGACCATCATATCGACCGGCTCAAGATGGACCACGCCCGCGCCCGTAAGATCGGCGCGATCCTCGAACAGTTGCCCGACGTTGAGGAAATCCTGCCCATCGACACGAATATTGTCATTTTCAGGCTTCCCGAAACCCTTTTAGCCTCGGACTATGTTTCTACTCTGGAAGCAAAGGGAATCCGTGGTATCCCGTTCGGCAAGCACCTGGTGCGGTTCGTTACCCACCTCGACCTGACCGACGAGCACATTGACTACATGGCGCAGGTGCTGACGCCTTCCGTCTATCCCGCCACCCACTAG
- a CDS encoding SIR2 family NAD-dependent protein deacylase has translation MKNRQKLVVLSGAGVSAESGIPTFRASDGLWENHRIEDVATPEAWARNPALVQDFYNQRRKQALSVDPNAGHRALVSLEDAFDVTVITQNVDNLHEKAGSSHVIHLHGELFKSRSTQDPSLVYDVDGWEIKEGDLCERGSQLRPHIVWFGEEVPMMDVALEATQEADILIVVGTSLNVYPAAGLVYAVRPGVPVYVVDPNTPTMHKRPNVTFIAEPATTGLTALAAKLINEARSASDQ, from the coding sequence ATGAAAAATCGTCAGAAACTTGTTGTCCTGTCCGGCGCGGGCGTTAGTGCCGAAAGTGGCATTCCCACCTTTCGCGCATCGGACGGGCTTTGGGAGAATCACCGGATCGAAGACGTTGCCACGCCGGAAGCCTGGGCGCGGAACCCCGCTCTGGTGCAGGATTTCTATAACCAGCGCCGGAAGCAGGCGCTGAGCGTTGACCCTAACGCCGGCCATCGGGCACTAGTCTCGCTCGAAGACGCCTTCGACGTAACGGTCATCACCCAGAACGTCGACAACCTGCACGAAAAGGCGGGCTCGTCGCACGTCATCCACCTTCACGGCGAACTGTTTAAATCGCGCAGTACTCAGGACCCGTCGCTGGTGTACGACGTGGATGGCTGGGAGATCAAAGAAGGGGATTTGTGCGAACGGGGCTCCCAGCTCCGGCCGCACATCGTCTGGTTCGGCGAGGAAGTCCCCATGATGGATGTAGCCCTCGAAGCCACCCAGGAAGCCGATATATTGATTGTGGTGGGTACTTCCCTGAATGTGTATCCGGCCGCCGGTTTGGTCTACGCCGTCAGGCCGGGCGTTCCGGTCTACGTTGTCGATCCTAATACCCCCACGATGCATAAGCGGCCCAACGTCACATTCATTGCCGAGCCAGCCACGACGGGACTCACTGCCCTGGCCGCGAAGCTGATCAACGAAGCCCGGTCAGCATCGGATCAGTAA
- a CDS encoding endonuclease III domain-containing protein, which translates to MLPTPAPDLVAKTRDAHARLNEHYGIQAIYGRADPMHELVGTILSHRTTHANEVTAYRTMRERFPSWEAVRDAPLPDLIDAIRAANYPDVKAPYIQNLLAHLIRETGAANIDFLRDLSTEDAMKWLTDLPGIGPKTATLLLLFNFQKPVLPVDTHVHRVTQRIGAIGPKVSADKAHALLLASLPHEAEVLFNFHKHFYWHGQRVCTWYSPKCGACVLQDMCNFYKSGGTMVLSSTPVRARPSGG; encoded by the coding sequence ATGCTTCCGACCCCTGCTCCCGATCTGGTTGCCAAAACCCGCGACGCCCACGCGCGGCTGAACGAACACTACGGCATCCAGGCCATTTATGGCCGGGCCGATCCCATGCACGAACTCGTGGGAACAATTTTGTCGCACCGGACTACCCACGCCAATGAAGTGACGGCTTACCGAACCATGCGTGAGCGTTTTCCAAGCTGGGAAGCTGTCCGGGACGCCCCCCTGCCCGACCTGATCGATGCCATCCGGGCGGCCAACTACCCCGACGTAAAAGCGCCCTATATTCAGAACCTGCTCGCTCACCTGATCCGCGAAACGGGAGCGGCTAACATTGATTTCCTGCGCGACCTCTCTACGGAAGACGCCATGAAGTGGCTCACCGATTTGCCCGGTATTGGCCCCAAAACAGCAACCCTGCTGCTGCTCTTCAACTTTCAGAAACCCGTGCTGCCCGTCGACACCCACGTGCACCGGGTGACTCAGCGCATCGGTGCTATCGGCCCTAAAGTAAGTGCCGACAAGGCCCATGCCCTGCTGCTGGCGAGTCTCCCCCACGAAGCGGAGGTATTGTTCAACTTTCACAAGCATTTTTATTGGCACGGGCAACGGGTGTGTACCTGGTATTCGCCAAAATGCGGTGCGTGCGTCCTGCAGGATATGTGCAACTTCTATAAATCGGGTGGTACGATGGTCCTCAGCAGCACACCCGTACGGGCCAGGCCCAGCGGTGGGTAA
- a CDS encoding OmpA family protein: MLYAKTLWVILLVLWMMGSTWWHVCQIKQLCADDQPAAGDSLALEKPSATFAPDGLSIADGQAFKLALLGNFSFARSGFVANMSTLGTVDEKSPLDSLTAYLKANPGRALTIVGCYTGDEANTTSFTNLGLARAEGVKQYLIQRGIPATALSTQGELVSGAGGSGLMFTPAGDSLYGGIKLGFEGAAAVSIPDTTALATTAPAAPAPATPLPTTEAGLAAAEKFTSVFQPIDLYFPLGEATYIKTGETVKFFAEAAKYLAAHKEKKLLVTGHTDNSGDDAVNLRLSRQRANQVKARLRRSGIDQGQIAVDAKGETTPKASNDTREGRKANRRVSVVVQ; encoded by the coding sequence ATGCTTTACGCTAAAACGCTATGGGTCATCCTGTTAGTCCTGTGGATGATGGGGTCGACCTGGTGGCACGTTTGTCAGATCAAACAGCTCTGCGCCGATGATCAGCCGGCCGCCGGCGATTCGCTCGCTCTGGAAAAACCCTCGGCAACCTTCGCACCGGATGGTCTGTCGATAGCCGACGGTCAGGCCTTTAAGCTGGCGTTGCTTGGTAACTTTAGCTTTGCCCGATCGGGCTTTGTGGCTAATATGAGTACACTGGGAACTGTAGATGAGAAAAGTCCGCTTGACTCGCTGACCGCTTACCTGAAAGCCAACCCCGGCCGCGCGCTGACGATCGTTGGTTGCTACACGGGCGACGAAGCCAACACGACCTCCTTTACCAACCTGGGACTGGCGCGGGCCGAAGGCGTAAAGCAATACCTGATCCAGCGGGGCATTCCGGCTACGGCCCTCAGTACCCAGGGTGAACTGGTCTCGGGAGCGGGCGGGAGCGGGCTGATGTTTACACCCGCCGGTGATTCGCTCTACGGGGGAATAAAACTGGGGTTCGAAGGGGCAGCGGCTGTGAGTATACCGGATACCACCGCTCTGGCAACGACGGCCCCCGCAGCCCCGGCCCCGGCAACGCCCCTGCCCACCACCGAAGCCGGGCTGGCGGCCGCCGAAAAATTCACGTCGGTTTTTCAACCCATCGATCTGTATTTTCCACTCGGAGAGGCTACCTACATCAAAACTGGTGAAACGGTTAAGTTCTTCGCCGAAGCGGCCAAATACCTGGCCGCCCACAAGGAAAAAAAACTGCTCGTTACCGGCCATACCGACAACTCGGGCGACGATGCGGTGAACCTGCGGCTTTCGCGCCAGCGGGCCAATCAGGTCAAGGCCCGGCTGCGCCGGTCGGGTATCGACCAGGGCCAGATTGCCGTGGATGCCAAAGGAGAAACGACCCCCAAAGCCTCCAACGATACCCGCGAGGGCCGAAAAGCCAACCGGCGCGTATCCGTTGTTGTGCAGTAA